From the genome of Novipirellula aureliae, one region includes:
- a CDS encoding transglutaminase family protein — MTIRVALHHKTTYKYSRPISLGPQLVRLRPAYHGRTKINAYNLKVEPEDHFVNWQQDPFGNPIARFVFNKRASELSFTVDLTAEMTVINPFDFFVEEDAEKWPFEYREDSKLQLAPYLAYQTPTEPFLEWVATLPKSSNSINDFLVDINRLTQQRVKYLVRMEPGVQTPEETLTKGSGSCRDSAWLLVQTLRHIGLASRFVSGYLIQLTADEKPIEGPSGPVADFCDLHAWTEVFLPGAGWVGLDPTSGLFAGEGHIPLACTPSYDGAAPITGGHEPCDVEFEHEMSVVRVHEDPRVTKPYSDCQWAEILDAGKKIDERLDAGDVRLTMGGEPTFVSIDNMDDPQWNTDAVGEEKRVLSNVLLLRLRDKFAPGGLLHYGMGKWYPGESLPRWALTCMWRRDGHPIWKDPKYIADEGTDYGFTHDDANRFVRHLAAELNISAKMSFPVYEDVFHYLWREQRLPVDVDPTDPKLEDPNERAMMMRTFTNGLSKPIGFVLPLRRAWWQARPGWISGRWPIRSEKLYLIPGDSPIGLRLPISTLPSDTAAKGAFYSSPADPFASRPPLPPLEKGNEAVVQVDDEASSLPINEQILDDEVDDDLPTSDDVVNTALCVECRYGRLHVFMPPAQRLEDYLDLVAAIEETCEKLDIPVILEGYLPPPDDRIELFKVTPDPGVIEVNTHPTASWDALVDQIETLYEEAKQSRLGAEKFDIDGRHTGTGGGSHIVLGGAKPSDSPFIRRPDLLASMIRFWNNHPSLSYLFSSRFIGPTSQAPRMDEARVDAIYEMEIALAQLDQLGENRPPWLVDRLFRDLLVDLTGNTHRTEICIDKLYSPDSSTGRLGLVELRGFEMPPNPRMNLAQQLLIRAAIATFWEKPCMDPLTRWQTTLYDRFMLPHFVWQDLCELIAELNRHGANLRPEWYAPQFEFRFPMIGEIDYQGIQLELRSAIEPWYVMGEEPGTGGTARYVDSSLERMQVMASGMDPTRYALTCNGIRVPLHATGVQNQFVAGIKYRAWQPPRCLHPTIGIHTPLEFDLIDMRNRLSVGGCRYHAVHPGGRSNETFPINAAEAESRRTIQFEASTMTGGRIDVPNMPALVGRCEYPVTLDLRRFASRIN, encoded by the coding sequence ATGACCATCCGCGTCGCGCTTCACCATAAAACAACGTATAAGTATTCACGTCCCATTTCGCTTGGGCCTCAACTGGTTCGTTTGCGTCCCGCCTATCATGGGCGAACCAAGATCAATGCCTACAATCTAAAGGTGGAGCCCGAGGACCATTTCGTCAATTGGCAACAAGATCCATTCGGCAATCCGATTGCTCGGTTCGTGTTCAACAAACGCGCCAGCGAGTTGTCATTCACGGTTGACTTGACCGCCGAGATGACGGTCATCAACCCGTTCGATTTCTTTGTCGAAGAGGATGCGGAAAAATGGCCCTTCGAATATCGCGAAGACTCGAAACTGCAACTCGCACCCTACTTGGCCTACCAAACGCCGACCGAGCCCTTTTTAGAATGGGTCGCGACGCTACCGAAATCGTCCAACAGCATCAACGACTTTCTCGTCGACATCAATCGGCTCACCCAACAGCGGGTGAAGTATTTGGTGCGGATGGAACCAGGCGTGCAAACGCCCGAAGAAACGCTGACAAAAGGCAGCGGTTCGTGCCGTGATTCAGCCTGGCTTCTCGTGCAAACGCTTCGTCACATCGGCTTGGCTTCCCGATTCGTCAGTGGCTATTTGATCCAATTGACCGCCGATGAAAAACCGATCGAAGGACCATCGGGACCCGTTGCCGATTTTTGTGATCTGCATGCCTGGACCGAGGTCTTCTTGCCCGGAGCCGGCTGGGTCGGGCTCGACCCCACGAGCGGCTTGTTTGCTGGCGAAGGACACATCCCATTGGCTTGTACCCCGTCGTACGATGGCGCCGCACCGATCACCGGAGGACACGAACCGTGCGATGTCGAGTTTGAACATGAAATGAGTGTCGTTCGTGTCCACGAAGACCCACGGGTCACGAAGCCCTACTCCGATTGCCAGTGGGCTGAGATTCTAGACGCCGGAAAGAAGATTGATGAACGCCTTGATGCAGGCGACGTTCGTTTGACGATGGGCGGTGAACCGACGTTTGTGTCGATTGATAATATGGACGATCCACAATGGAACACCGACGCGGTTGGCGAAGAAAAGCGAGTGCTCAGCAATGTTTTGCTGCTCCGCCTGCGCGACAAGTTTGCTCCTGGGGGACTTCTGCATTATGGAATGGGCAAATGGTATCCCGGCGAATCGTTGCCTCGTTGGGCGCTGACATGCATGTGGCGACGCGATGGGCATCCGATTTGGAAAGATCCTAAGTACATCGCTGACGAAGGCACCGACTACGGGTTTACGCACGACGACGCAAATCGATTCGTCCGGCATTTGGCAGCGGAGCTCAATATCAGTGCCAAAATGTCGTTTCCCGTCTATGAGGACGTCTTTCACTATCTGTGGCGAGAGCAGCGGTTGCCGGTCGATGTCGATCCAACCGATCCAAAATTGGAAGACCCGAATGAACGAGCGATGATGATGCGGACGTTCACCAACGGGCTGAGCAAACCGATCGGCTTTGTCTTGCCGCTGCGACGCGCTTGGTGGCAAGCGCGACCGGGTTGGATTAGCGGCCGATGGCCGATTCGCAGCGAAAAGCTGTACTTGATCCCAGGGGATTCACCGATCGGCTTGCGATTGCCGATCTCAACACTGCCGAGCGATACCGCAGCGAAAGGTGCATTCTACTCATCACCTGCCGATCCGTTTGCCTCCCGTCCGCCACTGCCGCCATTGGAAAAAGGGAACGAAGCGGTCGTGCAAGTGGATGACGAAGCGAGCTCCCTACCGATCAACGAACAAATTCTCGATGATGAGGTCGACGATGATTTGCCGACAAGCGATGACGTCGTCAACACGGCGTTGTGTGTGGAATGTCGCTACGGGCGATTGCATGTGTTCATGCCTCCGGCGCAGCGACTTGAAGACTATTTGGATTTAGTCGCTGCAATCGAGGAGACCTGCGAAAAACTAGACATCCCCGTCATTCTGGAAGGCTACTTGCCGCCACCCGATGACCGCATCGAGCTGTTCAAAGTCACTCCCGATCCTGGTGTGATCGAAGTCAACACGCACCCAACCGCATCCTGGGATGCATTGGTAGACCAAATTGAGACACTCTACGAAGAGGCGAAGCAGAGTCGTTTGGGTGCAGAAAAGTTTGATATCGATGGCCGGCACACCGGCACCGGTGGCGGTAGCCATATCGTGCTCGGAGGTGCAAAGCCGTCGGATAGTCCATTCATTCGTCGGCCCGATTTGTTAGCGAGCATGATTCGGTTCTGGAACAACCATCCATCGCTCTCGTATCTATTCAGCAGTCGTTTCATTGGCCCGACAAGCCAAGCACCGCGGATGGATGAAGCGCGGGTCGACGCGATTTACGAGATGGAGATCGCCTTGGCCCAGCTCGATCAACTCGGCGAGAACCGTCCGCCATGGTTGGTCGATCGACTATTTCGTGACTTGTTGGTCGATTTAACAGGCAATACGCACCGAACCGAAATCTGTATCGACAAACTCTACTCACCCGATTCGTCGACAGGTCGCTTGGGATTGGTCGAACTTCGCGGATTCGAAATGCCGCCAAACCCGAGGATGAATTTGGCGCAGCAGCTATTGATACGAGCGGCGATTGCAACCTTCTGGGAAAAACCGTGCATGGACCCGTTAACCCGTTGGCAAACAACGCTTTACGATCGGTTCATGCTACCTCACTTTGTCTGGCAAGATCTCTGTGAACTGATCGCTGAATTGAACCGCCACGGTGCAAATTTGCGACCTGAGTGGTATGCGCCGCAATTTGAATTTCGTTTTCCTATGATCGGAGAGATCGATTATCAAGGGATCCAACTTGAACTTCGTAGCGCGATTGAACCATGGTATGTGATGGGCGAGGAACCGGGGACGGGCGGAACCGCTCGCTACGTCGATTCGTCACTCGAACGGATGCAGGTGATGGCCAGCGGTATGGACCCGACCCGCTATGCCTTGACGTGCAACGGCATACGTGTACCGCTACATGCAACCGGTGTTCAGAACCAATTTGTCGCGGGGATCAAGTATCGCGCCTGGCAACCGCCACGTTGCTTGCATCCCACGATTGGCATCCACACGCCTCTTGAGTTCGACCTGATCGATATGCGGAACCGCTTATCGGTCGGTGGCTGTCGTTATCACGCTGTCCATCCCGGTGGACGGAGCAACGAGACATTCCCAATCAATGCGGCCGAAGCAGAATCACGACGAACGATTCAATTCGAAGCCTCCACCATGACTGGCGGGCGAATCGATGTGCCCAACATGCCAGCCTTGGTTGGGCGCTGCGAGTACCCGGTGACACTCGACTTGCGAAGGTTTGCTTCACGAATCAATTAG
- a CDS encoding alpha-E domain-containing protein, protein MLSRVAESIYWMSRQVERAENHARFLEVTLNLILDQPENLVDPWEPLVQVTGDTKWFLKEYGPPNAQNVVKFLAFDLNYHSSMMTCLRAARENAKSVRESLSSESYEQLNEFYHFVAGATEAQLTDPTVEFFDNVRRYAIMWSGTLDSTMAHDKAWHFANLGRLIERADKTSRILDVKYFNLLPRLDDVGTAIDDLQWSTLLLAISGFETYRREHHLVELEKVVEFFLFHRTFPRSIRSCVAGADWSLGEISDSSHETVPREARQRIAALKHRLSCSNVKEVLAGGMHQFIDFLQGELNEIGNRLNHDYFNQPG, encoded by the coding sequence ATGCTTTCTCGAGTTGCCGAATCGATCTATTGGATGAGCCGCCAAGTGGAGCGAGCGGAGAATCACGCCCGCTTTCTCGAAGTCACGCTCAACCTTATCCTGGACCAGCCCGAGAACTTGGTCGACCCTTGGGAACCACTCGTCCAAGTCACGGGTGATACCAAATGGTTTCTCAAGGAATACGGGCCACCGAACGCTCAAAACGTCGTCAAGTTCCTGGCCTTCGACTTGAACTATCACAGTTCGATGATGACGTGCTTGCGTGCAGCACGTGAGAACGCGAAATCGGTTCGAGAGAGTCTATCCTCTGAGTCTTATGAACAACTCAACGAGTTCTACCATTTTGTTGCGGGAGCGACGGAGGCTCAGTTGACCGACCCAACGGTTGAGTTCTTTGATAACGTGCGCCGCTACGCGATCATGTGGTCGGGAACGCTTGACAGCACCATGGCCCACGACAAGGCTTGGCATTTCGCCAATCTCGGACGTTTAATCGAACGCGCTGACAAAACATCCCGAATCCTTGATGTTAAGTACTTCAACCTACTACCTCGTTTGGACGATGTCGGCACTGCGATTGACGATTTGCAGTGGTCGACACTGTTATTGGCGATTAGTGGGTTTGAGACCTATCGACGCGAGCACCACTTGGTCGAGCTCGAAAAAGTCGTTGAGTTCTTTCTGTTCCACCGCACTTTCCCGCGATCCATTCGGTCGTGCGTCGCGGGTGCCGATTGGTCGCTCGGTGAGATCAGTGACTCGTCGCACGAAACGGTGCCACGAGAAGCGAGGCAACGGATCGCAGCACTCAAACATCGACTCTCTTGCTCGAACGTCAAAGAAGTGCTCGCGGGCGGCATGCACCAATTCATCGATTTCTTGCAGGGCGAGCTGAACGAAATCGGCAATCGACTCAACCACGACTACTTTAACCAACCCGGCTAA
- a CDS encoding circularly permuted type 2 ATP-grasp protein, translating into MNQVLSNIGVSTVKQSQSQAQTLSAPKLNQYNAEGFFDELVDGQTYARPDAEMLVDLINRLPPQELLRRQRSIEQSLYQMGITFTVYSDNAGTEKIMPFDVIPRIVSAMLWQHIEAGLRQRIRALNRFLSDIYNEQAIVKDGIIPKELIDSASSFLPQCVGLRPPSDVWCHITGTDLVRDATGAVYVLEDNLRCPSGVSYVLQNRHIMKRNFPQLFGASRVRPVNDYASRLYGMLRSMVPSHVDNPTVAVLTPGVYNSAYYEHSYLAQQMGVELVEGRDLVVKDDFVYMLTTDGLQRVDSIYRRIDDDFIDPEVFRKDSTLGVKGLMRAYRAGNVALANAPGTGIADDKVVYAFVPAMIKYYLGEESILPNVPTYVCQREEDRKYVLSHLDELVVKAAGESGGYGILIGPHATPEERAAFAEKIEENPRNYVAQPTLQLSRVPTLSDNGLEGRHVDLRPYVLCSSPDDVWVMPGGLTRVALRKGSLVVNSSQGGGSKDTWVVAEVGQPVATVND; encoded by the coding sequence ACGAATTGGTTGACGGGCAAACCTATGCTCGGCCTGATGCTGAGATGCTGGTTGATTTGATCAACCGTCTGCCTCCCCAAGAGTTGCTTCGTCGTCAACGATCGATTGAGCAATCTCTTTACCAAATGGGCATTACCTTTACGGTCTACAGCGACAACGCGGGAACGGAGAAGATCATGCCGTTCGACGTGATCCCGCGGATCGTATCGGCCATGCTTTGGCAGCATATCGAAGCGGGTTTGCGGCAGAGAATCCGAGCGCTCAATCGTTTTTTGTCGGACATCTATAATGAACAAGCGATTGTCAAAGACGGGATCATCCCCAAAGAATTGATCGACTCGGCGTCTTCGTTTCTGCCTCAGTGTGTTGGGCTTCGTCCACCATCCGATGTTTGGTGCCACATAACGGGCACCGACCTGGTTCGTGATGCCACGGGAGCGGTTTATGTGCTCGAAGACAATTTGCGATGTCCATCGGGTGTTTCTTATGTGCTTCAAAACCGACACATTATGAAGCGTAATTTCCCGCAGTTGTTTGGTGCATCGCGAGTCCGTCCCGTCAACGATTACGCATCGCGGTTGTACGGGATGCTGCGATCGATGGTTCCATCGCATGTCGACAATCCCACCGTCGCTGTTTTGACGCCAGGCGTCTACAACAGTGCCTATTATGAGCATTCATATTTGGCTCAACAAATGGGTGTCGAACTTGTCGAGGGCCGCGACTTAGTCGTCAAAGACGATTTTGTTTACATGTTGACAACCGACGGACTACAGCGGGTCGATTCCATTTACAGACGAATTGATGACGACTTTATCGACCCCGAGGTTTTCCGCAAAGATTCAACCCTCGGTGTGAAAGGGTTGATGCGAGCCTACCGGGCTGGCAACGTTGCACTGGCCAATGCGCCAGGGACCGGCATTGCCGACGACAAGGTTGTCTACGCATTCGTGCCTGCGATGATCAAGTATTACTTGGGCGAAGAATCGATCTTACCCAATGTGCCGACTTACGTTTGCCAGCGAGAGGAGGACCGCAAGTATGTTCTCTCTCATCTCGATGAATTGGTCGTCAAGGCAGCTGGCGAATCGGGCGGGTATGGCATCTTGATAGGCCCCCATGCGACGCCCGAGGAAAGGGCCGCGTTCGCTGAAAAAATCGAAGAGAACCCGCGTAACTATGTCGCCCAACCCACGCTTCAATTGTCGCGTGTACCGACGCTTAGCGACAATGGACTCGAAGGACGCCATGTCGACCTGAGACCGTACGTGCTGTGCAGCAGTCCCGATGATGTCTGGGTTATGCCTGGCGGTTTGACTCGCGTGGCCCTCAGAAAAGGATCACTCGTCGTCAATTCCTCTCAAGGCGGTGGCAGCAAAGACACCTGGGTCGTCGCCGAAGTGGGGCAACCCGTTGCCACGGTAAACGACTAG